In Sphingomonas sp. SUN019, one genomic interval encodes:
- a CDS encoding disulfide bond formation protein B, giving the protein MTEAQFRARLIALFLPLALLAGAWGSQLIGGLYPCEMCHWQRWPHYAAVVIAGLAFVVPGRSTRVTLIAGAAAMIALSGLIGVFHAGVEYHWWNGITACSVMAGGEGVSTDQMLRNILAAPVIRCDAAQWRLIGISLAGWNAIFSLGGAGLIALLIRRPA; this is encoded by the coding sequence TTGACCGAAGCTCAATTTCGCGCGCGCCTGATCGCTTTGTTTCTGCCACTCGCCCTGCTCGCCGGGGCGTGGGGATCGCAACTGATCGGCGGACTGTATCCGTGCGAGATGTGCCATTGGCAACGCTGGCCGCATTATGCCGCGGTGGTGATCGCCGGCTTGGCGTTCGTCGTGCCGGGGCGTTCGACGCGCGTGACGCTGATCGCGGGCGCGGCGGCGATGATCGCGCTGTCGGGGCTGATCGGGGTGTTCCACGCGGGCGTCGAATATCATTGGTGGAACGGCATCACCGCCTGTTCGGTGATGGCGGGGGGAGAGGGCGTCTCGACCGACCAGATGCTCCGCAATATCCTCGCCGCACCCGTCATCCGTTGTGATGCGGCGCAGTGGCGGCTGATCGGGATTTCGCTTGCCGGGTGGAATGCGATATTCTCGCTCGGCGGCGCGGGGTTGATCGCGCTGCTGATCAGGAGGCCCGCATGA
- a CDS encoding demethoxyubiquinone hydroxylase family protein, with protein MTWKPGDRTRATDSMIRVDQAGEYGATRIYAGQLAIMGHRSPAARSIAGMALQEERHRQFFDRMIAERGVRPTLLQPIWNVAGFALGAVTAAIGPKAAMACTAAVETEIDKHYADQLVELGDSDPELSAAVVDFQAEELEHKEIALASGAEDAPAYPLMSAVIRAGCRVAIAAAKRI; from the coding sequence ATGACGTGGAAACCGGGTGATCGGACGCGCGCGACCGATTCGATGATCCGCGTCGATCAGGCGGGCGAATATGGTGCGACGCGCATCTATGCCGGGCAATTGGCGATCATGGGGCATCGCTCGCCTGCGGCGCGGTCGATCGCGGGCATGGCGTTGCAGGAGGAACGCCACCGGCAGTTCTTCGACCGTATGATCGCCGAACGCGGCGTGCGGCCGACGCTTCTGCAACCGATCTGGAACGTGGCGGGCTTTGCACTGGGTGCGGTGACCGCGGCGATCGGTCCGAAGGCGGCGATGGCGTGCACGGCGGCGGTCGAAACCGAAATCGACAAGCATTACGCCGATCAATTGGTCGAACTGGGCGACAGCGACCCGGAATTGTCGGCCGCGGTCGTCGATTTCCAGGCCGAGGAACTGGAGCATAAGGAAATCGCGCTGGCCAGCGGTGCGGAGGATGCGCCGGCCTATCCATTGATGTCGGCGGTGATCCGCGCCGGCTGTCGCGTGGCGATCGCCGCGGCCAAGCGTATCTGA
- a CDS encoding DUF2306 domain-containing protein, translated as MATTAADARRAKGLGVDLYEKILSVAATILLVAACTAILRGQSEWLRVPALIWAHLATVLIATGLTPVMLLRRRGDARHRLLGTVWVVAMLATVLLSLGVRTGGGFSVIHILSLWTLVQVPIIWWSARTHNVVRHRRAVRGMVTGALVVAGFFTFPFDRLLGHWLFG; from the coding sequence ATGGCGACGACAGCAGCGGACGCGCGAAGGGCGAAGGGCCTGGGCGTCGACCTTTATGAGAAGATCCTCTCGGTAGCGGCGACGATCTTGTTAGTCGCGGCGTGTACCGCAATTCTGCGCGGACAGAGCGAATGGTTGCGTGTTCCGGCGCTGATATGGGCGCATCTGGCGACCGTACTGATCGCGACGGGCCTGACGCCGGTGATGTTGCTGCGGCGTCGCGGCGATGCCCGGCACCGGCTGCTCGGCACGGTCTGGGTCGTGGCGATGCTCGCCACCGTCTTGCTGTCGCTCGGCGTGCGGACCGGGGGAGGGTTCAGCGTCATTCACATCCTGTCGCTGTGGACATTGGTGCAGGTGCCGATCATCTGGTGGAGCGCGCGGACGCACAACGTCGTGCGGCATCGGCGCGCGGTGCGCGGCATGGTGACCGGCGCGCTGGTCGTCGCGGGATTTTTCACCTTCCCGTTCGACCGGCTTCTCGGACACTGGCTTTTCGGCTAG
- a CDS encoding DJ-1/PfpI family protein, which produces MTDAGFAIVPTATFEDVPAADILCVPGGFGINGVIADDVAMAWVRSVGERATWVTSVCTGSLILGAAGLLEGYRAGCHWGQREMLRLFKAEPVDARTVIDRNRVTGGGVTAGIDFALTLTALVRGEDHARAVQLALEYDPAPPFDSGSPERAGPALVETYRARVRKLAPTRDDDLRALAAKRGYS; this is translated from the coding sequence ATGACCGATGCGGGATTCGCGATCGTTCCGACCGCGACGTTTGAGGATGTTCCGGCCGCCGATATCCTGTGTGTCCCCGGCGGTTTCGGCATCAACGGCGTGATTGCCGATGACGTGGCGATGGCGTGGGTGCGATCGGTCGGTGAACGGGCGACGTGGGTGACGAGCGTGTGCACCGGATCGCTGATCCTCGGTGCGGCGGGGTTGCTGGAGGGGTATCGCGCAGGGTGCCACTGGGGACAGCGCGAGATGCTGCGGCTGTTCAAGGCCGAGCCGGTCGATGCGCGCACGGTGATCGATCGCAACCGCGTGACCGGCGGGGGCGTCACCGCGGGGATTGATTTCGCGCTGACGCTGACCGCGCTTGTCCGGGGTGAGGACCACGCCCGCGCGGTGCAACTCGCGCTCGAATATGATCCCGCGCCGCCGTTCGACAGCGGTTCGCCCGAGCGCGCCGGTCCGGCGCTGGTGGAAACGTATCGCGCGCGGGTGCGGAAACTGGCCCCGACGCGCGATGACGACCTTCGCGCGCTGGCGGCGAAGCGCGGTTATTCCTGA
- a CDS encoding DedA family protein translates to MLEKLIAYLATFTIAVISAGGYWGIALLMAIESACIPLPSEIIMPFAGYLVSTGELNLYWAATAGAIGCNLGSIVAYEVGRRGGRPLAEKWGKWVLIGPGELDAADRFFNRWGAAAVFVGRLLPIIRTFIAFPAGVARMKLIPFHVYTFLGSWPWCFLLAWIGMKLGAAWNSDPKVKAIYHQLEIFIAVAIIAAGVFFIWHRIRGLKKTPQE, encoded by the coding sequence ATGCTCGAAAAGCTCATCGCCTATCTCGCCACGTTCACCATCGCGGTCATCTCGGCCGGTGGATATTGGGGAATCGCATTGCTGATGGCGATCGAATCGGCGTGCATTCCGCTGCCGTCGGAAATCATCATGCCGTTTGCGGGCTATCTCGTCTCGACCGGCGAGCTGAACCTGTACTGGGCGGCGACGGCGGGGGCGATCGGGTGCAATCTGGGATCGATCGTCGCCTATGAAGTCGGACGGCGCGGTGGACGGCCGCTGGCGGAAAAATGGGGCAAATGGGTGCTGATCGGCCCGGGCGAGCTCGACGCGGCGGACCGCTTCTTCAATCGCTGGGGCGCGGCGGCGGTGTTCGTCGGGCGGCTGCTGCCGATCATCCGCACCTTCATCGCCTTTCCGGCGGGCGTCGCGCGCATGAAGCTGATCCCGTTCCATGTCTACACGTTCCTCGGATCGTGGCCGTGGTGCTTTCTGCTCGCGTGGATCGGCATGAAGCTGGGCGCGGCGTGGAACAGCGATCCGAAGGTCAAGGCGATCTACCACCAACTCGAAATCTTCATCGCGGTCGCGATCATCGCGGCGGGCGTCTTCTTCATCTGGCACCGCATCCGCGGCCTGAAGAAAACGCCTCAGGAATAA